tctatttaaacattaagatagaatgacaaaaataacaatatgTACATATTGATTAGATAGAAATGTGTAGTATAATGCTTCtttgtagtatttttctttctcattattTATATCCCTATATATGGAGCTCGGTCAATATCATTGCAAGTCAATATCAATgtatgtcattatatgtaattTTGAGCTCCTTGTAAACAGTAAATTGTGGGTTTCATTGCATGCAACTTCcattgtttggttgttgagtgatctcaatccatctcaagcCAATCATTAATGGAactcattactttttcaactttctataaaaaaaagttaaactcatctcaacctactttatATATTTGCACACATATCTCAATtatatacattcaaacacatctcaatgagaCCCACAAACACTACTATTGACAAATCATCTAGGATCATTTCAGTATCAAAATGCAACTAAATCAATTATCTTATTTCTAAATCAATGTTAGTCTTAAAGCAAACCTACgcatgatattttattttattttttgaaaaaagagcgGAGAATCACATGTCTAATAGTGACTCCCtcccatatttattattaaaactaCCCTCACTTATGGCTGAGGAATACCGTAGAACAAAACAAGGTTTATAGGTGATCCCGAAAGATCACaacctgaaaaaagaaaaaccaactaTAAAAGCCTATAGTTCaatcaaggaaaagaaaaccacCACAATAAATCAGACCTAACATCTCAAAGATGGAAGTCCCAAAGAATCCAAACGAAACAAGCCTTTAAGAACCCAAGGCaaatcataattattaaaaaagaccCATTCAGAATCTGAAGCCCCTTCCTTAGCTAACCAATCCGCCACCATATTACCTTCACAACCTACACATGATACTTAATTTAAGTTGCTTACTATTAAatgtgtgcgtgtgcgtgtgcgtgtgcgcgtgtgtgtgtatatatatatatatatatatatataataataatgctACATAAAGTCATAAAATGCGCAAACGCcatgcagtcgttttgaaaaaaagtgagatctaaTATTATGtggatttcatatttattcgcttttttcaaagtgattgtacgaCACTTACACATTCACGagtgcaaatataatttctcattatatatatatagatattgatTAACAAAGTTATCAATGAATTCGTATGAGATAATATCCATAATACATAGAATTTCTAAATTTGCAAACTATAAATGGCAATGAAGTAGGAATAGCTACCTGAAATAACCAAGAAAATTGATGAATATATACTTTATTTCTATAAACTAACCTATTCTTAAATTaacaaatttcaatttaatggtaaattcaaatcTTGTGTGggagaatatatatttatatatatatatatgttgcaacGTACAATATGCAAGAACATAGCAAATAATCTAAATAAGAGTACTAGTAGTAAATCTGAGAGTTAAATTTTTGTCTTAGGCCTCAATTCACATTGAGATGCCCTTGGATCTACACAATCTGCACATGCATCATCTAAGACAACTACTACGACGAAAccgtatgtacgtatgtatacTTTTAAGCATTCAACATTAATAGTGAGCCGGAAAAGAATCTTTTAAAGCAactaataaatatcatttattggAGTTTTAAGCTTCAAAAATTAGTGAGATGGAAGATCAGGATGCATAAATGCAACTAATTAAGAAGACGAAtaaatatgtaaagtttttaAACTTTCTAAATTTATGAGTACTTTAGATGGAAGATAATGATGTGCATGCCCTGTTTGGATCCAAGaaatgtttcatttcatctctttattacaattttgttaaattctcacacaaaatataataaacaattcaacttttttaaatttcaaaacaataataatattaaaaaataatattttaacaatattttattcaattttcaactttcatctcaactcatctcatctcgacTCAACTCAAACTCACTATCCCAAAGACACCTAATTTATTCATGCTTACAAAATTACGTGTTTTGAGTGTAATTTTAAAGGAAAGTCCTGTTGTAACGGTTCTACATATGGAAGAGGATGtcaagactatatatatatatatatatatatatatgatacacacacacgcacacatgcATGCCACACAGTTAGAGGCTTTCTTTTGATCCAACTGTTCACAAATAACACTCAATGAGTTAATAGGCACATAAAAGTTTCTTCCTAGGCCTCCATATATTCACCATTCTGATCATGAGCGTGCGGGTCATGTAATTAGCTCACACTGCCGCCCAGAAATCTGTTGCCACTACACAGTACATAGACAGACATTCAGCACACAACCAGTGATCTCAGAACGCTAGAACAAGTTCAATCCAAAGCTCTCACTTTCAATTCCAAGTTTTCACTCCAAGGTCTCTCGTTTTCATTTCAGAAATGGATTGATTCAGATCTCTCGGTAGTTCTTGCCCAATTTGGCATGTCATTAACTGCCCAAAATATCGACAAAAACAGGACTAATATATGGTACAAGACTCAGTACTTCTAATAAAAgcaatattataattcttttttttttttttttttttaaattttcgccCCCTCTTTTGAATAAGGTTACCAGGCTATTTTCTCGTGAAGAATCTGAATCTACGATATCTGCAGCAAAAAGTCTAATATGTTATTCATACAACTGCAGGCAAATATGCTGCGTTGTTGTATGAGAGGCAGGGCAGTGCATTGTAGAAAGAATCATAATGTACAAAGAGAACACTTTCAAGTTACCACTTCTGACTCTGAGGCCACAGCTAATGATAGTGACTGAGGAGAACCAAATTGCCACGACTCGAAAAGATCTACACTGTAGAAAGGTAACATCATGAAAATCACCACAGGCTGTtttcctctctgtctctctttgaAAGACAGAGAGCAACCTAACAGCATAGAAAGATTTAAACCGACAAACATAACTACAAACACCCACTTGTATTCAGAAGCAACATTTAGTTGTGATTCTTGAAGCTTCCAGCTACATCTTTTCCAGTTTCAACAGTCTCCGAACCATCTACGCTGAATATTTAAGGCCAAAAATACATTACAGGAGGCAGATATAACAAATGAAATGGATGATGCATTAGACTGAGACATTGAACGTTTGATTCTTAGGGGttgtgaaaaaacaaaaacctttaTACAAACATTATAGGAGAACTAGCAGACTCTGTCCAAGCACTGCCTGCAACCTAATTGAGACacaaaatcataagttttaGGAATGTACAtcagggaatttttttttttttttttttaatgaaatacaaGGTTAGAAACACCAATTATTTCAATGGAACAACTGCTtaattttgttcttcttctcctgTCCTGCCAATAGCAATAAATCCGATCAATATTATGGCATGTTGACATGTGCAAAGACCAAAACTACACAAAATGAGAGGTTAACCAAGCTATCAAGAAAATGTTCATTGAGGCCGTGAATGGAAGAGGAAGGAGTTCCAATGCACAAGAAGTCCAGCTGTTCTACTTTGGGCTTGAGCCTAAGTGACCTAAGCGATCAGTCAAGACATTAACATCTTCATCCTCATCTCCTTCATCACCCGCTATGCCTATTTCTTCCTCAAAAGCCTCGCTGAACAATTCTTCCCAAAATCCCTCGTCAAGTTCTCTATCCCCACCATCCAGTGGTTCTAGCTCCTCCTTCCCATCCTTTTGCTCCTTTCTCGCCTTACCCAGACCTTGCATTTCCAATGCAAGTGCTTCAAGCTCCGATACTTCAAACACATATTCCCCCAATTCAAGTGGCTCAAGTTTAATGGGTTTTGATCTTTCACGGTCACTCTGCCATAATTGCCTGCCACCATTACAAGTAGGTCCTTGATCGATTGGCCTCCTCCTTTTCTTGGTCATGGCTTCTTCTAGctcctttctcttctccttctgTTGGACTAATTGCTGGATAAAGATTGGGTTTTGCATTGCTCTAGCTAAAAAGGACATCATTTGCTGTTGCTTCATTTCTGTCCCCTGTAACCTTTGTTCCATTACTTGAAGGCAAGCTCTAGTATTCTGTTGCTGCTGCCTAAGCTTCACTAGTTCCATCAGTAGTACGTGCTTGTCACGCTTCAGAAGGTCGATTTCTCCGTCCACTCCAAACCGGCCGACCTCAACACAGGGACCCAGAGCTTGCTGAAGAGGGAAAGGTTGAGAAGTTGCCTTTCGTCTCTTGATGTTCCTTAGAAGCTGTTTCTGGCCCCTCAGAAAACCTCCGTTGGCAAACTCCCATCTATCTGGATCAATCTTTCTAAAGCCCTGGAAATATTAAATCCCGTATTCAGTATtgccaaaaacagaaaaatattaataataaatttccaatcataTTCAGAATTCCATTTTCTATTGGGACAGCCTTCCTATTTTCTGCTAGTGGTAggtaagattaattttttatgtgccGCACATGGTAAAACAGTAGAGACAGACCAAAGtggaattgaaaaaatttcacatccgaatccccaaaaaaaaaaaaaaaaaaaagaagagagagaaagaaagccACCAAGATAAGAAAGTAAAGCATAAGTGGGAAGAAAATTGCGGCTTGTAATGCGAAGCTACTAAGCAAAACAGGACAACTGAACGAGGGTACCGATTGAACATTCTCGCGTgcgcacagagagagagagagagagagagagagagagagatccttGAAAAGAATACTCTTGAAGAGAATACCGTCGTTTACCTCAGCCGTTGAAGAGGATACTTACATAAGTATTGAGCTGCCTGACAAAGCTTGAGAAATTGT
This genomic interval from Juglans microcarpa x Juglans regia isolate MS1-56 chromosome 4D, Jm3101_v1.0, whole genome shotgun sequence contains the following:
- the LOC121260050 gene encoding heat stress transcription factor A-2e-like, which codes for MNSFYPLKEVTPGSSSSQPGGDPPGTPPPQPKEGLYDIGPPPFLTKTFDMVDDLTNNHIVSWSRGGSSFVVWDPHSFSTHLLPRYFKHNNFSSFVRQLNTYGFRKIDPDRWEFANGGFLRGQKQLLRNIKRRKATSQPFPLQQALGPCVEVGRFGVDGEIDLLKRDKHVLLMELVKLRQQQQNTRACLQVMEQRLQGTEMKQQQMMSFLARAMQNPIFIQQLVQQKEKRKELEEAMTKKRRRPIDQGPTCNGGRQLWQSDRERSKPIKLEPLELGEYVFEVSELEALALEMQGLGKARKEQKDGKEELEPLDGGDRELDEGFWEELFSEAFEEEIGIAGDEGDEDEDVNVLTDRLGHLGSSPK